Proteins encoded together in one Synechococcus sp. BL107 window:
- a CDS encoding TIGR03960 family B12-binding radical SAM protein: protein MKQGARSSSVVVSAVDHPVDFHALVDQGINKPARYMGHELGVVPRDWDQACVRWALTYPEIYEVGSSNLGHIILYSILNAVPGQLCDRAYLPAPDLATRLREREQPLFAVESRRPLLAFDVLGFSLSYELGATNILEMLDLCQVPIHAADRADLPLNDPASVPLIFAGGPTATSNPEPYSPFFDFIALGDGEELLPEIGLVVAEAKASGWRRSQLLRDLAQVPGVYVPSLYGLAADGVSLEPLFSELPQRVIRRVATPMPHYAMGLVPHVETVHDRLTVEIRRGCTRGCRFCQPGMLTRPARDVEPEAVIEAVETGMKQTGYSDFSLLSLSCSDYLALPAVGVELRNRLADQNVTLQLPSQRVDRFDDDIAHILGGTRQSGLTFAPEAGTQRLRDIVNKGLTDDDLLKGIRVAMQNGYRKVKLYFMIGLPGETDTDVVGIVETCTMLQQSCRDLGRLNLNITISNFTPKPHTPFQWHSVSTAEFQRRQELLRGAFKRLRGLKVNFTDVRLSAMEDFVGRGDRRLAPVIEAAWRAGAGMDAWFESLDRTHAAWTGAISEAGLEGRYREMEVGSWSAVNALDPKDLEVFCRQPLPWDHIDTGIDKTWLMEDLQRALAASVVPDCSFHGCSSCGVCGPELGHNVVVQAPVVPPQVPTQAPPSERVCRLRIQFSKTGSMALLSHLDLMRMLERALRRSGLPISFTGGFHPLPRVQIALALPLGAEAGSEWMDMEFTEALDPGQLQQGLQPLLPPGITLLSVGEVPVSGPSLSQEIRAAVWSFDLELESGLTIDWSPAISALLAADQLMWHDTDKKGRPRSRDCRSVLRRLDVVSENESPRLRLRLEADVDAMGRSLRPSQIQHWLEEQISAPIALQCLKRDRLELAQC, encoded by the coding sequence ATGAAGCAAGGAGCGAGGTCATCGTCTGTGGTCGTATCTGCTGTGGACCACCCAGTTGATTTTCACGCTTTGGTTGATCAAGGCATCAACAAGCCTGCCCGGTATATGGGGCACGAGTTGGGGGTGGTTCCTCGCGACTGGGACCAGGCTTGTGTGCGCTGGGCCTTGACCTATCCAGAAATTTATGAGGTGGGTTCCAGCAATCTGGGGCACATCATTTTGTATTCGATCCTCAATGCCGTTCCTGGGCAATTGTGTGATCGGGCTTATTTACCTGCACCGGATTTGGCAACGCGTTTGCGGGAACGCGAGCAACCGTTGTTTGCCGTCGAAAGCCGTCGCCCCTTGTTGGCGTTTGATGTTCTTGGTTTCAGCCTCAGCTACGAGCTAGGGGCCACCAACATTCTTGAAATGTTGGACCTCTGTCAGGTTCCAATTCATGCGGCCGATCGTGCTGATTTGCCCCTGAATGACCCGGCATCAGTTCCGTTGATTTTTGCGGGCGGTCCCACCGCCACAAGTAATCCAGAGCCCTATTCGCCTTTTTTCGACTTCATCGCTTTGGGGGATGGAGAGGAGCTCCTCCCAGAGATTGGTTTGGTGGTGGCGGAGGCAAAAGCAAGCGGTTGGCGTCGATCCCAGCTGTTGAGGGATTTGGCCCAGGTGCCAGGGGTTTATGTGCCATCGCTTTATGGCTTGGCCGCTGATGGGGTGTCGTTGGAGCCCCTGTTTTCAGAATTGCCCCAACGGGTGATTCGTCGCGTTGCGACCCCGATGCCCCATTACGCCATGGGCCTTGTTCCCCACGTTGAAACGGTGCATGACCGTCTCACGGTCGAAATTCGACGGGGCTGCACCCGTGGCTGTCGGTTTTGCCAGCCCGGAATGCTCACTCGCCCCGCAAGGGATGTGGAGCCTGAAGCTGTGATCGAGGCCGTGGAGACGGGGATGAAGCAGACGGGCTACAGCGATTTTTCGTTGCTGTCCTTGAGCTGTAGCGACTATTTGGCCTTGCCCGCCGTTGGCGTTGAGCTGCGTAATCGACTGGCCGATCAGAACGTCACCCTGCAGCTACCTAGCCAACGGGTGGATCGTTTTGATGACGACATTGCTCACATTCTTGGAGGGACACGCCAATCCGGTCTCACCTTCGCTCCGGAAGCAGGCACGCAGCGCTTGCGCGACATCGTGAATAAGGGGCTAACCGATGACGATCTTTTGAAAGGCATCCGTGTTGCGATGCAAAACGGCTATCGGAAAGTGAAGCTCTATTTCATGATCGGATTGCCCGGTGAAACGGATACCGATGTTGTTGGAATCGTAGAAACCTGCACGATGTTGCAGCAGAGCTGTCGTGATTTGGGACGGCTCAATTTGAACATCACCATCAGTAATTTCACGCCGAAACCGCATACACCGTTTCAGTGGCACAGTGTCTCGACGGCAGAGTTTCAGCGCCGTCAAGAGCTTCTTCGTGGGGCGTTTAAGCGTCTGCGCGGTTTGAAAGTGAACTTCACGGATGTGCGTCTCTCCGCGATGGAGGATTTTGTCGGCCGGGGCGACCGTCGCCTCGCTCCTGTGATTGAGGCTGCCTGGCGAGCTGGTGCTGGGATGGATGCTTGGTTCGAATCTCTCGATCGCACCCATGCGGCTTGGACGGGTGCGATTTCCGAAGCCGGTCTGGAAGGTCGATATCGGGAGATGGAAGTTGGCAGCTGGAGTGCGGTGAATGCGTTGGATCCCAAGGATCTCGAGGTGTTCTGTCGGCAGCCCTTGCCTTGGGATCACATCGATACCGGAATCGACAAAACATGGCTGATGGAAGATCTGCAACGGGCTTTGGCTGCCTCCGTTGTTCCCGACTGTTCCTTTCACGGTTGCAGCAGTTGTGGAGTGTGTGGGCCTGAGCTTGGTCACAACGTTGTAGTGCAAGCGCCTGTGGTGCCTCCGCAGGTACCCACGCAAGCTCCTCCAAGTGAACGGGTGTGTCGACTGCGAATTCAGTTTTCAAAAACTGGGTCGATGGCGCTGCTCAGTCACCTCGATCTCATGCGGATGTTGGAGCGAGCTCTACGCCGAAGTGGGCTTCCCATCAGCTTTACGGGTGGATTCCATCCGTTGCCCAGAGTTCAAATCGCTTTGGCGTTGCCGTTAGGGGCAGAAGCGGGAAGTGAATGGATGGATATGGAATTCACCGAAGCCCTGGATCCAGGTCAATTGCAGCAAGGTTTGCAGCCGCTGCTGCCGCCAGGCATCACCTTGCTTTCCGTGGGTGAGGTGCCTGTGAGCGGACCGAGTTTGTCCCAAGAGATTCGAGCCGCTGTGTGGAGTTTCGATCTGGAACTGGAAAGCGGCCTCACGATCGATTGGTCTCCAGCTATTTCTGCTCTTTTGGCCGCGGATCAATTGATGTGGCACGACACAGATAAAAAAGGACGTCCCCGCTCCCGTGATTGTCGATCGGTGCTGCGTCGTCTCGATGTGGTGTCTGAAAACGAGAGTCCTCGATTGCGTTTGCGGTTAGAGGCTGACGTGGACGCCATGGGACGAAGTTTGCGCCCCTCTCAGATTCAGCATTGGTTGGAGGAGCAAATTTCGGCTCCCATCGCTTTGCAGTGCTTGAAACGGGATCGCTTAGAGCTTGCTCAGTGTTAA
- a CDS encoding Rne/Rng family ribonuclease yields MSQQIVIAEQLRIAAVLTDERVDELIVAQGRYQIGDVYLGTVENVLPGIDAAFVNIGESEKNGFIHVTDLGPLRLKKGSAGITELLEPRQKVLVQVMKEPTGTKGPRLTGNLALPGRYLVLQPHGLGVNISRRISAEAERNRLRALGVLIKPPGAGLLIRTEAEGISEELLIDDLEALLRQWEAIQQAAETSVPPVLLNRDEDFIHRILRDHMGPDLARVVVDDPAAVSRVGSFLGSEHGNVVVESHDESTELLEHYKINAAIRDALRPRVDLPSGGYVIIEPTEALTVIDVNSGSFTRSANARETVLWTNVEAAIEIARQLKLRNIGGVIIIDFIDMDSRRDQLQLLEHFTTATRDDSARPQIAQLTELGLVELTRKRQGQNIYELFARACPSCGGLGHVAVLPGKDLSSPMAAETGLVRSVASARSEVVSPGDTAANNGRRRRGGGRGRTISEGESPLVELTPESEAPQVSTEEAHEPAIARRQDPELIAVSMTDEQQEVYSWLGLNPALLLSEPPESDNVVVRVVRPGEDEAEVLDEARQQLAASAGRRRRRGSRGAGGRSVVRAEVTQPEPIPVSLKPEVDRSRQREDSQPLMVEITPLESVSPATVVLDQEPVDELVDELVKSKQPAEDVEEPRRRRRRSSAPSSN; encoded by the coding sequence ATGTCCCAACAAATTGTCATTGCGGAACAGCTGCGTATTGCAGCTGTGCTCACCGATGAGAGAGTCGATGAGCTCATCGTTGCGCAAGGTCGATATCAGATTGGTGACGTTTATTTAGGTACGGTTGAGAACGTTCTTCCAGGGATTGATGCGGCCTTTGTCAATATTGGTGAAAGTGAAAAAAATGGTTTTATTCATGTCACAGATCTTGGCCCGTTACGTCTAAAAAAAGGATCTGCTGGAATTACTGAATTACTTGAACCTCGCCAGAAAGTTCTGGTGCAGGTGATGAAGGAGCCAACGGGTACCAAGGGCCCACGACTCACCGGAAATCTTGCGCTTCCCGGCCGTTATTTGGTTCTTCAACCCCACGGTTTGGGGGTGAACATCTCCCGCCGGATTAGTGCCGAAGCGGAACGCAACAGGCTCAGAGCTTTAGGAGTTCTGATTAAGCCTCCCGGCGCTGGTTTGTTGATTCGAACGGAAGCGGAGGGCATTAGTGAAGAGCTTCTGATCGATGACTTAGAGGCTCTATTGCGTCAGTGGGAGGCTATCCAACAGGCGGCAGAGACCTCCGTTCCGCCGGTGTTGTTGAATCGCGATGAGGACTTCATTCATCGCATTCTTCGCGATCACATGGGTCCAGACTTGGCTCGTGTCGTCGTTGACGACCCAGCAGCGGTTTCAAGGGTGGGAAGTTTCCTTGGCTCCGAGCACGGAAACGTTGTGGTGGAGTCCCATGACGAGTCCACGGAATTGCTCGAGCATTACAAGATCAACGCTGCGATTCGTGATGCATTAAGACCCAGGGTGGATTTGCCTTCGGGTGGCTACGTGATTATCGAGCCCACGGAAGCACTCACCGTGATTGATGTGAACTCTGGCTCATTTACCCGATCAGCAAATGCTCGGGAGACGGTGCTTTGGACCAACGTCGAGGCGGCGATCGAAATTGCAAGGCAGTTGAAATTGCGCAATATCGGTGGCGTGATCATCATCGATTTCATCGATATGGACTCCCGCCGTGATCAGCTCCAATTGTTGGAGCACTTCACAACGGCGACGCGAGATGACTCTGCTCGTCCACAGATTGCCCAACTCACTGAGCTAGGCCTTGTGGAACTCACCCGGAAGCGCCAGGGTCAAAATATCTATGAATTGTTCGCTCGTGCCTGCCCCAGTTGTGGTGGCCTCGGACATGTGGCTGTTTTGCCTGGCAAGGATCTTTCATCACCAATGGCAGCCGAAACAGGGTTGGTGCGATCCGTTGCTTCAGCCCGTTCCGAAGTTGTTTCACCTGGTGATACCGCCGCCAACAACGGTCGTCGCCGACGGGGTGGTGGCCGGGGCCGGACGATTTCAGAGGGAGAATCTCCGCTCGTTGAACTCACTCCTGAAAGTGAAGCTCCCCAGGTTTCAACGGAAGAGGCCCATGAGCCAGCGATTGCCCGCCGTCAAGATCCGGAGCTCATTGCAGTGTCGATGACGGATGAACAGCAGGAGGTGTACAGCTGGCTTGGGTTAAACCCGGCACTGCTGTTAAGCGAACCGCCTGAATCGGACAATGTTGTTGTGCGCGTTGTCCGTCCTGGTGAGGATGAGGCCGAGGTTCTTGATGAAGCACGCCAGCAATTGGCCGCCAGTGCTGGACGTCGCCGCCGTCGCGGTAGCCGTGGTGCGGGGGGGCGAAGTGTGGTCCGTGCTGAGGTGACGCAGCCCGAGCCCATTCCCGTTTCCTTAAAGCCTGAAGTCGATCGCTCTCGGCAGCGAGAGGATTCGCAACCCCTCATGGTGGAGATCACGCCCTTGGAAAGCGTCTCTCCTGCCACCGTCGTTCTGGATCAAGAGCCCGTTGATGAGCTCGTTGATGAGCTCGTTAAGTCCAAGCAACCGGCTGAGGATGTTGAGGAGCCCCGCCGCCGCCGTCGGCGTTCATCGGCTCCATCGTCGAATTGA
- a CDS encoding ribonuclease HII: MTRLEGIPSGSQVAGVDEVGRGCLFGPVFAAAVVLDQVAEQRLWQAGLTDSKKLSAKRRGSLVPLIEQHCLTSGLGQASAHEIDAVGIRRATERAMLRALQKLEHSPNVVLVDGNLPLRLWSGPQKTLVGGDSRSAAIAAASVLAKESRDALIRRLSNRFPGYGLERHAGYGTALHREALLALGPTSMHRRSFLRRLLG; encoded by the coding sequence ATGACGCGGCTGGAGGGAATCCCGAGTGGTTCTCAGGTTGCGGGTGTCGACGAAGTGGGCCGTGGTTGTCTGTTCGGTCCGGTGTTTGCCGCAGCCGTTGTTTTGGATCAGGTCGCAGAGCAGCGACTGTGGCAAGCGGGTCTAACGGATAGCAAAAAATTGTCGGCAAAGCGGCGCGGAAGCTTGGTGCCGCTGATTGAACAACATTGTTTAACCAGTGGGCTTGGTCAAGCATCGGCTCATGAAATCGATGCTGTGGGGATTCGAAGGGCGACAGAACGGGCGATGCTTCGCGCTCTTCAGAAATTGGAGCATTCTCCAAATGTTGTTCTCGTCGATGGAAATCTTCCCCTTCGACTTTGGAGTGGGCCACAGAAAACGCTGGTGGGAGGAGACTCGCGTTCGGCGGCCATCGCTGCTGCCAGCGTGCTGGCAAAGGAGTCGCGTGACGCATTGATTCGGCGGTTGTCGAATCGGTTTCCGGGCTATGGCCTTGAACGCCATGCAGGCTATGGAACGGCTCTGCATCGTGAAGCCTTGTTGGCCTTGGGCCCTACGTCCATGCATCGCCGAAGCTTTCTTCGACGGCTACTGGGTTAG
- a CDS encoding DUF1997 domain-containing protein, with amino-acid sequence MPRQVMRMSLAFEASQKLDLPVQCHAERLSDYLQQEERVLGALLDSRQLTKIKPGHYRYLVTSLQVFQLQVKPVVSLQIETESDTLVMKAVDCELEGLGLVDDFQLSLESKLISDGHGLSGHAHLSVEVSQPQLLRLIPRRVLESTGESILNGILIGIKARVGQQLISDFQDWCQPAPSDALTQ; translated from the coding sequence ATGCCGCGTCAAGTGATGCGCATGTCCCTGGCCTTCGAAGCCAGTCAGAAGTTGGACCTTCCAGTCCAATGCCACGCAGAACGGTTGTCGGACTATCTGCAGCAAGAGGAACGGGTCCTTGGAGCACTCCTGGATTCCCGGCAACTCACCAAGATCAAACCCGGGCACTACCGCTATCTCGTCACCAGCTTGCAGGTGTTTCAACTGCAGGTGAAACCCGTCGTATCACTTCAAATTGAAACCGAATCCGACACGTTGGTCATGAAGGCGGTCGATTGTGAGTTGGAGGGGCTTGGGCTTGTTGACGACTTCCAGTTATCGCTGGAATCAAAGCTCATCAGCGATGGACATGGATTAAGCGGCCATGCGCATTTGTCTGTTGAAGTCAGCCAACCACAGCTTCTCCGCTTGATTCCACGTCGAGTGTTGGAATCCACCGGTGAGTCGATCCTGAACGGGATTTTGATTGGAATCAAAGCGCGCGTTGGCCAGCAACTGATCAGCGACTTCCAGGACTGGTGCCAACCAGCTCCATCCGATGCACTAACCCAGTAG
- the pheA gene encoding prephenate dehydratase, whose amino-acid sequence MPTRLAYLGPTGTYGEQAARALVQLEAMGDVHYVPCVGLRAVVEQLASGMCDAAVVPIENSVEGGVTATLDALWSHRDLCIRRALVLPIRHALLGQGDLSGINEVLSHPQALAQCSGWLAKHVPQALQLPTSSTAEAARLVVGSHFRAAIASRVAGNEHGLEELAYPVNDVAGNCTRFLLLKRGERREQGSVASVAFSLHRNAPGALLEALACLADRGLNMSRIESRPSKREFGEYVFFVDVDLPSNRAEALPELIAQLEPFCEHLAHFGAYPSTELSDVST is encoded by the coding sequence ATGCCAACACGTCTCGCTTACCTCGGCCCTACAGGGACCTATGGAGAGCAAGCCGCCCGCGCTTTGGTGCAACTCGAAGCGATGGGCGATGTTCATTACGTTCCCTGTGTTGGCTTGCGCGCTGTTGTTGAGCAGTTGGCAAGCGGGATGTGCGATGCGGCTGTAGTGCCGATTGAGAATTCTGTTGAGGGTGGGGTGACGGCCACCTTGGATGCGTTGTGGTCCCATCGCGACCTGTGTATTCGTCGCGCTCTGGTGTTGCCCATTCGTCATGCCCTCTTGGGCCAAGGAGATTTGTCCGGGATTAATGAGGTGTTGTCTCATCCACAGGCTTTGGCCCAGTGCAGTGGTTGGTTGGCCAAGCATGTGCCGCAAGCGTTGCAGCTCCCCACGTCCTCAACGGCGGAAGCTGCTCGATTGGTGGTGGGGAGTCATTTCCGAGCCGCCATTGCTTCCAGGGTGGCCGGAAATGAACACGGCTTGGAGGAGTTGGCATATCCCGTGAATGATGTGGCTGGAAACTGCACCCGCTTTCTCTTGCTGAAGCGTGGTGAACGTCGTGAACAAGGCTCGGTGGCCAGTGTGGCCTTCTCACTCCATCGAAATGCTCCAGGAGCCTTATTGGAGGCCCTCGCATGCCTTGCAGATCGAGGACTCAATATGAGCCGCATTGAGTCACGACCGTCGAAGCGGGAATTTGGTGAATATGTCTTTTTTGTTGATGTTGATCTTCCGAGTAATCGAGCCGAGGCGCTTCCTGAGTTGATCGCACAACTCGAACCTTTTTGTGAGCACCTTGCCCATTTCGGTGCTTATCCGAGCACTGAGCTCAGTGACGTTTCAACTTGA
- a CDS encoding methyltransferase domain-containing protein, producing MLALLLLLSGAVAALALWLWLKRDRKYQSSESVAAAYDAWTDDRLLERLWGDHVHLGHYGDPPRHHDFREAKAAFVHELVRWSGLDQLPAGSKVLDVGCGIGGSARILARDYNLDVVGISISPAQVARATDLTTQGLSCRFEVMDALDLQMADHSFDAVWSVEAGPHMPDKQRYADELLRVLKPGGLLAVADWNRRDPSDGAMTKTERRVMRQLLNQWAHPEFASIAGFQQNLETSHYSQGGISTDDWSQATLPSWIDSILEGVRRPRAVLGLGPKAVVQGLRETPTLLLMHWAFATGLMQFGVFKLKRH from the coding sequence ATGCTGGCTCTTCTGCTTCTGCTCTCTGGCGCCGTTGCTGCGCTGGCACTTTGGCTCTGGCTGAAGCGTGATCGAAAATATCAGTCATCTGAAAGTGTCGCTGCTGCTTACGACGCCTGGACCGATGACCGGTTGCTCGAACGTCTTTGGGGTGACCACGTGCATCTCGGCCACTACGGGGATCCACCACGCCATCACGATTTCCGCGAAGCGAAAGCAGCGTTCGTGCACGAACTCGTGCGCTGGAGCGGGCTCGATCAGCTCCCAGCAGGTTCGAAGGTTCTCGACGTGGGGTGTGGCATTGGTGGCAGTGCACGCATCCTTGCCCGGGATTACAACTTGGATGTCGTCGGCATCAGCATCAGTCCCGCACAAGTCGCTCGGGCCACAGACCTAACAACCCAAGGACTGAGTTGTCGTTTCGAGGTGATGGATGCGCTCGACTTGCAGATGGCTGACCACAGTTTTGACGCCGTTTGGAGCGTGGAGGCAGGCCCTCATATGCCTGACAAGCAGCGTTACGCCGACGAACTTCTCAGAGTGCTGAAGCCCGGTGGCTTGCTGGCCGTAGCGGACTGGAACCGGCGGGACCCGTCCGATGGCGCCATGACTAAAACAGAACGCAGGGTGATGCGCCAGCTGCTCAATCAATGGGCCCATCCCGAGTTCGCCAGCATTGCTGGATTTCAACAAAACCTAGAAACCAGCCACTACAGCCAAGGTGGCATCAGTACCGACGACTGGAGCCAAGCAACCCTCCCCTCCTGGATTGATTCAATCTTGGAAGGGGTACGACGCCCGAGAGCCGTGCTCGGACTGGGGCCAAAAGCAGTTGTTCAGGGATTAAGGGAAACGCCAACACTCCTTCTGATGCATTGGGCTTTTGCCACCGGACTGATGCAATTCGGCGTGTTCAAGTTGAAACGTCACTGA
- a CDS encoding LON peptidase substrate-binding domain-containing protein, translating into MSDYSVRELPLFPLPDVVLFPQQLLPLHIFESRYRMLLQSVLESDKRFGIVRIDPETGEMADIGCCAEVLQHQTSEDGRSYVVTLGQQRFRLLNITRDTPYRTAMVSWIEDGPVADMESLTSLRDQVSGALNDVVTLTAKLQNRDVELPEDLPDLPRELSFWIGAHLDNRAAAEQQTLLELTDTHDRLHRQFEMLDHTRRQLAARTVLMDLK; encoded by the coding sequence GTGTCTGATTATTCGGTCAGGGAACTTCCCCTGTTTCCCCTACCGGACGTCGTGTTGTTCCCACAACAGCTTCTGCCCCTTCATATATTTGAATCGCGCTATCGGATGTTGCTCCAATCTGTATTGGAGTCCGATAAGCGCTTCGGCATTGTCCGAATCGATCCTGAGACGGGCGAAATGGCCGACATTGGCTGTTGCGCGGAAGTTCTTCAGCATCAAACCAGTGAAGACGGGCGGAGCTACGTCGTAACCCTCGGGCAGCAACGTTTTCGGTTGCTGAACATCACTCGTGACACGCCCTACAGAACGGCAATGGTGAGCTGGATTGAAGATGGGCCAGTCGCAGACATGGAATCGCTCACGAGCTTGAGAGATCAAGTGAGTGGAGCGCTCAACGACGTGGTCACACTGACTGCGAAATTACAAAATCGAGACGTTGAACTCCCCGAGGACCTGCCTGACCTTCCGAGGGAACTGTCCTTTTGGATTGGCGCGCATTTGGATAATCGCGCCGCTGCTGAACAACAAACCTTGCTTGAACTCACCGACACGCACGACCGTCTGCATCGACAGTTCGAAATGCTTGATCACACCCGGCGTCAACTGGCTGCTCGCACCGTTCTGATGGACCTGAAGTAA
- the rpsJ gene encoding 30S ribosomal protein S10, which produces MSTAIAQQKIRIRLKAFDRRMLDLSCDKIIETADTTAASAIGPIPLPTKRKIYCVLRSPHVDKDSREHFETRTHRRIIDIYSPSAKTIDALMKLDLPSGVDIEVKL; this is translated from the coding sequence ATGTCCACTGCAATTGCTCAGCAGAAGATCCGCATTCGCTTGAAAGCGTTTGACCGCCGAATGCTTGATCTGTCCTGCGACAAAATCATCGAAACGGCCGATACAACAGCTGCCTCAGCGATCGGTCCGATTCCTCTTCCAACAAAACGCAAGATCTATTGCGTTTTGCGCTCTCCCCACGTGGACAAGGACTCTCGGGAACACTTCGAAACGAGAACCCACCGTCGAATTATCGATATCTACAGCCCATCGGCAAAAACCATCGATGCGTTGATGAAGCTGGATCTCCCCAGTGGGGTGGACATTGAGGTGAAGCTCTGA
- the tuf gene encoding elongation factor Tu, translated as MAREKFERNKPHVNIGTIGHVDHGKTTLTAAITNVLAKKGQAQVQNYADIDGAPEERERGITINTAHVEYETEKRHYAHVDCPGHADYVKNMITGAAQMDGAILVCAATDGPMAQTKEHILLAKQVGVPALVVALNKCDMVDDEEIIELVEMEIRELLSSYDFPGDDIPVIQVSGLKAIEGEAEWEAKIDELMEAVDASIPEPEREVDKPFLMAIEDVFSITGRGTVATGRIERGIVKVGEEVEVVGIRDPRKTTVTGVEMFRKLLDEGMAGDNVGLLLRGIQKEDIERGMVLVKPGSITPHTKFEGQVYVLKKEEGGRHTPFFAGYRPQFYIRTTDVTGQITAFTAEDGSNVEMVMPGDNIQMTGELICPVAMEMGMRFAIREGGRTIGAGVVSKIIE; from the coding sequence ATGGCACGCGAGAAGTTCGAAAGGAACAAGCCCCACGTCAACATCGGCACCATCGGCCACGTTGACCACGGCAAAACCACCCTGACTGCAGCGATTACCAATGTGCTCGCCAAGAAAGGGCAAGCACAGGTTCAAAATTACGCCGACATTGATGGTGCTCCAGAGGAGCGTGAGCGCGGTATCACCATCAACACTGCCCACGTTGAGTACGAAACCGAAAAGCGTCACTACGCCCACGTTGACTGCCCTGGACACGCTGATTATGTGAAAAACATGATCACGGGTGCTGCCCAAATGGACGGTGCAATCTTGGTTTGTGCAGCCACCGATGGTCCGATGGCCCAAACCAAGGAGCACATCCTCCTGGCCAAGCAAGTTGGCGTGCCTGCCCTGGTTGTTGCCTTAAACAAGTGCGACATGGTCGATGACGAAGAGATCATCGAATTGGTGGAAATGGAAATTCGTGAGCTGCTGTCCAGCTACGACTTCCCCGGCGACGACATTCCCGTGATTCAGGTCTCTGGCTTAAAAGCCATTGAGGGAGAGGCTGAGTGGGAAGCCAAAATCGATGAGTTAATGGAAGCTGTGGATGCAAGCATCCCTGAGCCTGAGCGCGAAGTCGATAAGCCTTTCTTGATGGCTATCGAAGATGTCTTCTCCATTACTGGCCGAGGCACGGTTGCCACTGGTCGTATCGAGCGTGGCATCGTCAAAGTTGGCGAAGAAGTTGAAGTGGTCGGCATCCGCGACCCCCGTAAAACCACCGTCACCGGTGTGGAAATGTTCCGCAAATTGCTCGATGAGGGCATGGCGGGTGACAACGTTGGTCTTCTTCTTCGCGGCATTCAGAAAGAAGACATCGAGCGCGGCATGGTGTTGGTGAAGCCTGGCTCCATCACACCTCACACCAAGTTCGAAGGTCAGGTGTACGTCTTGAAGAAAGAAGAAGGCGGTCGCCACACTCCTTTCTTTGCTGGCTATCGCCCGCAGTTCTACATCCGTACAACGGACGTGACCGGCCAAATCACCGCATTCACAGCGGAAGACGGTTCCAACGTGGAAATGGTGATGCCTGGTGACAACATCCAGATGACCGGTGAGCTGATCTGCCCCGTGGCCATGGAAATGGGCATGCGTTTCGCAATCCGTGAAGGTGGACGCACCATTGGTGCTGGTGTGGTGTCCAAGATCATCGAGTGA